A section of the Humulus lupulus chromosome 2, drHumLupu1.1, whole genome shotgun sequence genome encodes:
- the LOC133814892 gene encoding SAC3 family protein A-like: MFFTLFKTAPNLNTCLMDLYVEKMRFKAVSYISRSYRPTLPVSYIAQVLGFSSVSSDNDEKDSDGLEECIEWLKAYGACLIADNNGEMQLDAKDD, from the exons ATGTTCTTCACGCTCTTCAAAACAGCACCAAATTTGAACACTTGCCTGATGG ATCTATATGTTGAAAAGATGCGGTTTAAGGCAGTGAGCTACATATCTCGATCTTATCGGCCTACGTTACCTGTTTCTTATATTGCTCAGGTTCTGGGCTTCTCTAGTGTTTCTTCTGACAATGATGAAAAAGATTCAGATGGATTAGAGGAATGTATTGAGTGGTTGAAGGCATATGGCGCATGTCTTATTGCAGATAACAATGGAGAGATGCAGCTTGATGCCAAG GATGATTAA